Proteins co-encoded in one Desulfovibrio sp. Huiquan2017 genomic window:
- the msrB gene encoding peptide-methionine (R)-S-oxide reductase MsrB, translating to MSRQPTIIVLAGATLLALGLGLNLFSSLEEQAMADNGNFEIATLAGGCFWCVEADMEKLPGVIKVVSGYAGGSEPEPSYEQVSSGGTGHREAVQVTFDPARIGYAQILDHYWRHFDPTDDGGSFGDRGFQYTSAIFYHDETQRGIAEASKEALDKSARFDGPVVTPILEFTTFYPAEGYHQNYCRFNPVRYKTYRHFSGRDRFTADHWGAEADAVLKTARGNAAKSITPGDFTKPDAATLKQTLTPLQYDVTQRAGTEPPFDNQYWDNHADGVYVDVVSGEVLFSSRDKFDSGTGWPSFTKPLAPENLVEREDRSLFSARTEVRSKGADSHLGHVFNDGPQPTGLRYCMNSAALRFIPKDRMEAEGYGKFLYLFE from the coding sequence ATGTCCCGTCAACCCACGATCATCGTCCTGGCCGGAGCGACGCTCCTGGCGCTCGGGCTCGGTTTGAACCTATTTTCGTCATTGGAGGAACAGGCCATGGCTGACAACGGCAATTTCGAGATCGCCACTCTGGCGGGCGGTTGCTTCTGGTGCGTGGAGGCGGACATGGAAAAACTGCCCGGGGTCATCAAGGTCGTCTCGGGCTATGCGGGCGGCAGTGAGCCCGAGCCCAGCTACGAGCAGGTCTCGAGCGGCGGCACGGGCCACCGCGAGGCGGTCCAGGTGACCTTCGACCCCGCGCGGATAGGGTACGCCCAGATCCTGGACCATTACTGGCGGCACTTCGACCCCACGGACGACGGCGGCTCCTTCGGCGACCGGGGGTTCCAATACACCTCGGCCATCTTCTACCACGACGAGACCCAACGTGGGATCGCCGAGGCCTCGAAAGAGGCTTTGGACAAATCCGCGCGCTTCGACGGGCCGGTGGTCACGCCCATCCTCGAATTCACCACCTTCTATCCGGCCGAGGGCTACCACCAGAACTACTGCCGGTTCAATCCCGTGCGTTACAAGACCTACCGCCACTTCTCGGGCCGCGACAGGTTCACGGCTGATCATTGGGGCGCGGAGGCCGACGCGGTGCTCAAGACGGCCCGTGGGAACGCGGCCAAATCCATAACCCCCGGGGACTTCACCAAGCCCGACGCGGCCACCCTCAAGCAAACCCTCACGCCGCTCCAATACGACGTGACCCAGCGAGCGGGGACGGAACCGCCCTTCGACAACCAGTATTGGGACAACCATGCGGACGGCGTCTACGTGGACGTGGTCAGCGGCGAGGTGCTCTTCTCCAGCCGCGACAAGTTCGATTCCGGCACGGGCTGGCCGAGCTTCACCAAGCCGCTGGCCCCGGAAAACCTTGTGGAAAGGGAGGACCGCTCCCTCTTCTCCGCGCGCACCGAAGTCCGCAGCAAGGGCGCGGACTCGCACCTGGGCCATGTTTTCAACGACGGCCCGCAGCCCACCGGCCTGCGCTACTGCATGAACTCGGCTGCCCTGCGCTTCATCCCCAAGGACAGGATGGAGGCGGAGGGCTACGGAAAGTTCCTGTATCTGTTCGAGTGA
- a CDS encoding sigma 54-interacting transcriptional regulator produces MATNTQDHSDLSYLHTLRTIQETLRRETTLEESLNALLKTLALDMEYVRAFMVIMDPKTENLKLSLTYSPAQSDDVTYSPGRGIIGRVFDLGQSISVPRMSDDPEFLNKAFGRSEEELRKLGFICVPVINLRSDEAEVIGALSVDVPLIPADDMAAHRDFLEVVAGIIAGYVAQFQEEMATQNHLLSQGLMAGAADTTPPKDFVAASKAMRLVLRQSSQVAPSRATALLRGESGTGKELLAEAIHQASPRANKPLIKLNCAALPSELIESELFGHQKGAFTGAFQTKRGLFEVADQGTLFLDEIGELSLDAQAKVLRAIQEKEIQRVGSEQTITVDVRLICATHQPLEELLEKGLFREDLYYRINVFPIFIPPLKERREDILPLAEHFLTEFTDEYGKEVKRISTPAIELLVMYHWPGNVRELKNCMERAVLLCEEQVIRTYHLPPTLQSAESSATGTNLSFGEAVGKFEQELLIDSLKKTGGNMLQSARDLRVSYRIVNYKVKKYNIDVKKYSQTKKKTKKKLEV; encoded by the coding sequence ATGGCAACCAATACGCAGGACCACTCCGATCTCAGCTATCTGCACACGCTGAGAACCATTCAGGAGACCTTGAGGAGGGAAACCACCCTTGAGGAATCGCTCAATGCGCTCCTGAAGACCCTGGCCCTGGACATGGAATACGTCCGGGCGTTCATGGTCATCATGGACCCCAAGACCGAGAACCTGAAGCTCTCGCTGACATACAGTCCGGCCCAGTCCGACGACGTGACCTACTCGCCGGGCCGCGGCATCATCGGGCGCGTCTTCGACTTGGGCCAGTCCATCAGCGTTCCGCGCATGTCCGACGATCCCGAGTTCCTGAACAAGGCCTTCGGGCGCAGCGAGGAGGAGCTTCGCAAGCTCGGTTTCATCTGCGTCCCGGTCATCAACCTGCGCTCGGACGAAGCCGAGGTCATCGGCGCCCTGTCCGTGGACGTGCCGCTTATCCCGGCCGACGACATGGCCGCCCACCGCGACTTTCTGGAAGTGGTAGCGGGCATCATCGCCGGGTACGTGGCCCAGTTCCAGGAGGAAATGGCCACCCAAAACCACCTGCTCTCCCAGGGACTCATGGCCGGAGCCGCCGACACGACTCCGCCCAAGGACTTCGTGGCCGCATCCAAGGCCATGCGCCTGGTCCTGCGCCAGTCCTCCCAGGTGGCCCCGAGCCGGGCCACGGCGCTTTTGCGCGGCGAATCCGGCACCGGCAAGGAATTGCTTGCCGAGGCCATCCACCAGGCCAGCCCGCGCGCGAACAAGCCGCTCATCAAGCTCAATTGCGCGGCCCTGCCGTCCGAGCTCATCGAGTCCGAGCTGTTCGGTCACCAGAAAGGCGCCTTCACTGGCGCCTTCCAGACCAAGCGCGGCCTGTTCGAAGTGGCGGATCAGGGCACCCTGTTCCTGGACGAGATCGGCGAATTATCCCTGGACGCCCAGGCCAAAGTGCTGCGGGCCATTCAGGAAAAGGAAATCCAGCGAGTCGGCAGCGAACAGACCATCACCGTGGACGTGCGTCTCATATGCGCCACCCACCAGCCGCTGGAAGAGCTGCTGGAAAAGGGGTTGTTCCGCGAAGACCTGTACTACCGCATCAATGTGTTCCCCATATTCATTCCGCCCCTCAAGGAACGGCGGGAGGACATCCTGCCTCTCGCGGAACACTTCCTGACCGAATTCACCGACGAATACGGCAAGGAAGTCAAGCGCATCTCCACGCCCGCCATCGAGCTGCTGGTCATGTATCACTGGCCAGGAAACGTGCGCGAGCTGAAGAACTGCATGGAGCGCGCGGTCCTGCTCTGCGAGGAGCAGGTCATCCGCACCTACCACCTGCCGCCGACCCTCCAGTCGGCCGAAAGCTCGGCCACCGGCACCAACCTCTCCTTCGGCGAGGCCGTGGGCAAGTTCGAGCAGGAGCTGCTCATCGACTCCCTCAAGAAGACCGGCGGCAACATGCTGCAATCCGCCCGGGACCTGCGCGTGTCCTACCGGATCGTCAACTACAAGGTGAAGAAGTACAACATAGACGTGAAGAAGTACTCGCAGACCAAGAAAAAGACCAAGAAGAAACTCGAAGTCTAG
- a CDS encoding indolepyruvate oxidoreductase subunit beta, with translation MPDTKKIRIFMTGVGGQGTLTATTLLAKTALSQGLTVTSGEIHGMAQRGGVVESTVLIGCKSPKIGIGEADILLGFEPMETMRALPYLRQGGLVVSSTEYMPPLSVAMGKQDCPTIDDIKKAVSACTSKAYFMANQSIGLEAGAVQAGNVAMLGALCAAGELPFGPEALEAAIKANMPAKIQAVNLKALELGVNALNS, from the coding sequence ATGCCCGATACCAAGAAAATCCGCATATTCATGACCGGCGTCGGCGGCCAGGGCACCCTGACCGCCACCACCCTGTTGGCCAAGACCGCCCTCAGCCAGGGCCTGACCGTGACCTCCGGCGAGATCCACGGCATGGCCCAACGCGGCGGCGTGGTCGAATCCACGGTGCTCATCGGCTGCAAATCGCCCAAGATCGGCATTGGCGAGGCCGACATCCTCCTCGGGTTCGAGCCCATGGAGACCATGCGCGCGCTGCCCTACCTGCGCCAGGGCGGCCTGGTGGTCTCGTCCACCGAGTACATGCCGCCCCTGTCCGTGGCCATGGGCAAACAGGACTGTCCGACCATCGACGACATCAAGAAGGCCGTGTCCGCCTGCACAAGCAAGGCGTACTTCATGGCCAACCAATCCATCGGCCTGGAAGCGGGTGCCGTACAGGCGGGCAACGTGGCCATGCTCGGCGCGCTGTGCGCCGCCGGTGAGCTGCCCTTCGGCCCCGAGGCCCTGGAGGCCGCCATCAAGGCAAACATGCCCGCAAAGATCCAGGCCGTGAACCTTAAAGCCCTGGAGCTCGGCGTCAACGCCCTAAACTCCTAG
- the iorA gene encoding indolepyruvate ferredoxin oxidoreductase subunit alpha, translating into MANPLLGDTPGATHLLLGNEAIVRGAVEAGIQVVTCYPGTPSSEVPDTLYRISPEGKYYFEYSVNEKVALEVAGGATLGGAMTMCTMKHVGVNVAADPLMTLCYVGAPGGLMLLSADDPGCHSSQNEQDNRIYARLGGMPVFEPASAQEAKDMARDGLLLSKKHGAPLLLRTTTRVNHLRGAVTFGPAPDPGKPAGFKRNPPHNVPIPAFSRPMHVRLMERMAALQEEAENSPYNTVTGTGKYGIACSGISRAYVADALDNAGLADKVSILELGFSHPLPENKCLNFLKSVDTVLVVEELEPVLENDLRVLAQKHKLDIEIKGKDVLPRNGEFTVTMVENVIRAELGEAPVPTCECSLPDLPGRPPNLCAGCPHRGTYFAARKVFGDDAIYSSDIGCYTLGLLPPLQTADFLLCMGSSISAGSGLSKATGQTVVGFIGDSTFFHSGLTGVANAVFNNHDILIVVLDNRTTAMTGHQPNPGVDRTVIGENDHPLDIEAAVRGLGVTEVRTVNPFNQKKTMAAMEELKELSGVRVLIAKEPCPLYTRRVYKKVAPQVAYVAESCTGRFDCLDKLACPAMYKEGGKAAVNPILCNGCMLCLQVCGHIKAKKRGS; encoded by the coding sequence ATGGCAAATCCGCTCTTGGGTGACACCCCCGGCGCCACCCATCTGCTCCTCGGCAACGAAGCCATCGTGCGCGGCGCCGTGGAGGCGGGCATCCAGGTGGTAACCTGCTACCCCGGCACTCCGTCCAGCGAAGTGCCCGACACGCTCTACCGCATCTCGCCCGAAGGCAAGTACTACTTCGAATATTCGGTCAATGAAAAAGTCGCCCTGGAAGTGGCCGGCGGCGCGACCCTGGGCGGCGCCATGACCATGTGCACCATGAAGCACGTGGGCGTAAACGTGGCCGCCGACCCCCTCATGACCCTGTGCTACGTGGGCGCGCCCGGAGGACTGATGCTCCTGTCCGCCGACGATCCCGGCTGCCATTCCAGCCAGAACGAGCAGGACAACCGCATTTACGCCCGGTTGGGCGGCATGCCGGTCTTCGAACCGGCCTCGGCCCAGGAGGCCAAGGACATGGCCCGCGACGGACTGCTTCTTTCCAAAAAGCACGGCGCGCCCCTGCTCCTGCGCACCACCACCCGCGTGAACCACCTGCGCGGCGCCGTGACCTTCGGCCCGGCGCCCGATCCGGGCAAGCCCGCGGGCTTCAAGCGCAACCCGCCCCACAACGTGCCCATCCCGGCCTTTTCCCGGCCCATGCACGTCCGCCTCATGGAGCGCATGGCCGCCCTCCAGGAGGAAGCCGAGAACTCCCCGTACAACACGGTCACCGGCACAGGCAAATACGGCATCGCCTGCTCGGGCATCTCCCGGGCCTATGTGGCCGACGCCCTGGACAACGCGGGCCTGGCCGACAAGGTCTCGATCCTTGAACTGGGCTTCTCCCACCCCCTGCCCGAAAACAAGTGCCTGAACTTCCTCAAGTCCGTGGACACGGTCCTGGTGGTCGAAGAACTGGAGCCGGTCCTGGAAAACGACCTCCGCGTCCTGGCGCAGAAGCACAAGCTCGACATCGAGATCAAGGGCAAGGACGTGCTGCCGCGCAACGGCGAGTTCACCGTGACCATGGTCGAGAACGTCATCCGCGCCGAATTGGGCGAGGCCCCGGTGCCCACCTGCGAATGTTCCCTGCCCGACCTGCCGGGCCGTCCGCCGAACCTGTGCGCGGGCTGTCCGCACCGCGGCACCTATTTCGCCGCCCGCAAGGTCTTCGGCGACGACGCGATCTATTCTTCCGACATCGGCTGCTACACCCTGGGCCTGTTGCCTCCGTTGCAGACCGCCGACTTCCTGCTGTGCATGGGCTCCTCCATCTCGGCGGGCAGCGGCCTGTCCAAAGCGACCGGCCAGACCGTAGTCGGCTTCATCGGCGACTCCACCTTCTTCCACTCCGGCCTGACCGGGGTGGCCAACGCGGTCTTCAACAACCATGACATCCTGATCGTCGTCCTGGACAACCGGACCACGGCCATGACCGGCCATCAGCCCAACCCGGGCGTGGACCGGACGGTCATCGGCGAAAACGACCACCCGCTGGACATCGAAGCCGCCGTGCGCGGCCTGGGCGTCACCGAGGTGCGCACGGTCAACCCGTTCAATCAAAAGAAGACCATGGCCGCCATGGAAGAGCTCAAGGAGCTGTCCGGCGTGCGCGTGCTCATCGCCAAGGAACCCTGCCCGCTCTACACCCGCCGGGTCTACAAGAAGGTCGCCCCCCAGGTGGCCTACGTGGCCGAGTCCTGCACCGGCCGGTTCGACTGCCTGGACAAGCTGGCCTGCCCGGCTATGTACAAGGAAGGCGGCAAGGCCGCCGTTAATCCGATCCTGTGCAACGGCTGCATGCTCTGCCTACAGGTCTGCGGACACATCAAAGCCAAGAAGAGAGGCAGCTAA
- a CDS encoding transcriptional regulator: MAATNPIQSDVLTDIESRTPETLHPILEAAFRYRKQLILAVCAILAVTAAYAGYKAYAARAESNAQAALGEIMVTATGADRLAKLDAMLQNVTDSVRPAVLLEAAQTATTLGDYAKAEGYWESLVGLTEGEMQFVARLGRAKAMVMAGRGADALKETKDLAGLASAAYTVPVYRQLALAAEAVGDKAEALAAYKKLADENVGDKPYIEYKISQLEKN; this comes from the coding sequence ATGGCTGCAACCAATCCCATTCAATCCGACGTGCTGACCGACATCGAGTCCCGTACGCCCGAAACCCTGCACCCCATTCTCGAAGCCGCGTTCCGGTACCGCAAGCAGCTGATCCTCGCGGTCTGCGCCATTCTGGCCGTGACCGCCGCCTACGCGGGCTACAAGGCCTACGCCGCCCGGGCCGAGTCCAACGCCCAGGCCGCGCTCGGCGAAATCATGGTCACCGCCACCGGCGCCGACCGCCTGGCCAAGCTCGACGCCATGCTCCAGAACGTCACCGACTCCGTCCGGCCCGCCGTGCTTCTCGAAGCAGCCCAGACCGCCACGACCCTGGGCGACTACGCCAAGGCCGAGGGCTACTGGGAATCCCTGGTCGGCCTGACCGAAGGCGAGATGCAGTTCGTCGCCCGCCTGGGCCGCGCCAAGGCCATGGTCATGGCCGGTCGCGGCGCCGACGCCCTCAAGGAGACGAAGGATCTGGCCGGGTTGGCCTCCGCCGCCTACACCGTGCCGGTCTACCGGCAGCTCGCCCTGGCCGCCGAAGCCGTAGGCGACAAAGCCGAGGCCCTGGCCGCCTACAAGAAGCTGGCCGATGAAAACGTCGGCGACAAGCCCTACATCGAATACAAGATTTCCCAGTTGGAAAAGAATTAA
- a CDS encoding glutamate-5-semialdehyde dehydrogenase, giving the protein MDIRKQMVEMGKRAKAASRRLSAASGQAKRDALLILADLLEAEAPAIAEANRLDLDAAAERGLDKARVQRLTISEKVLKSMIQGCREVAAMPDPVGEIESMVKRPNGMLVGRMRVPLGVVAMIYESRPNATVDAGILCLKAGNAVILRGGSEAFHSNRCLAELMHRALERAGLPRDAVQVPPTTDREAVTELLKLEAYIDVVIPRGGEGLIRAVTGQATMPVLKHYKGVCQIFADASCDIDKAVPIIENAKMQYPSGCNAVECLLVHEDVAEALLPRVAETIGPKGVRFKACPRSLPLLGAFAEPAVEADWGYEFLDLVLAVRVVRDLDEAMDYIAAHGSNHTESILSEDYQNCMRFIREVDASLVVANATTRFNDGGQLGLGAEIGISTSKLHAYGPMGIKELTSAKFVLLGEGQIRE; this is encoded by the coding sequence ATGGACATACGCAAACAGATGGTGGAGATGGGCAAGCGGGCCAAGGCGGCCTCGCGCAGGCTCTCGGCGGCTTCGGGCCAGGCCAAGCGGGACGCCCTGCTGATCCTGGCCGACCTGCTGGAGGCCGAGGCCCCGGCCATTGCCGAGGCCAACCGGCTCGACCTCGACGCCGCGGCCGAACGCGGCCTGGACAAGGCGCGCGTGCAGCGGTTGACCATCAGCGAAAAGGTGCTCAAGTCCATGATCCAGGGGTGCCGCGAAGTGGCCGCCATGCCCGATCCCGTGGGCGAGATCGAGTCCATGGTCAAGCGGCCCAACGGCATGCTCGTGGGCCGCATGCGCGTGCCGCTGGGCGTGGTGGCCATGATCTACGAATCCCGGCCCAACGCCACGGTGGACGCGGGCATCCTCTGCCTCAAGGCGGGCAATGCGGTCATCCTGCGCGGCGGGAGCGAGGCCTTCCATTCCAACCGCTGCCTGGCCGAACTCATGCACCGGGCCCTGGAGCGGGCGGGACTGCCCCGCGACGCGGTCCAGGTGCCGCCGACCACGGACCGCGAGGCCGTGACCGAACTGCTCAAGCTCGAAGCGTACATCGACGTGGTCATCCCGCGCGGCGGCGAAGGGCTTATCCGGGCCGTGACCGGCCAGGCGACCATGCCCGTGCTCAAGCACTACAAGGGCGTATGCCAGATTTTCGCCGACGCCTCCTGCGACATCGACAAGGCCGTGCCCATCATCGAGAACGCCAAGATGCAGTACCCCAGCGGCTGCAACGCCGTGGAATGCCTGTTGGTCCATGAGGACGTGGCCGAGGCCCTGTTGCCCCGGGTGGCCGAAACCATCGGCCCCAAGGGAGTGCGGTTCAAGGCCTGCCCCCGGTCCCTGCCCCTGCTCGGGGCCTTTGCCGAGCCCGCCGTGGAGGCGGACTGGGGATACGAGTTCCTGGACCTCGTCCTGGCGGTCCGGGTGGTCCGGGACCTGGACGAGGCCATGGACTACATCGCGGCGCACGGCTCCAACCACACCGAGTCCATCCTGTCCGAGGATTATCAAAACTGCATGCGCTTCATCCGCGAGGTGGACGCCTCCCTGGTGGTGGCCAACGCGACCACGCGCTTCAACGACGGCGGCCAGCTCGGCCTGGGCGCGGAGATCGGCATTTCGACCTCCAAGCTCCACGCCTACGGGCCCATGGGCATCAAGGAATTGACCAGCGCCAAGTTCGTGCTGCTGGGCGAGGGACAGATCCGGGAATGA
- a CDS encoding nicotinate-nicotinamide nucleotide adenylyltransferase produces MKVGILGGTFNPVHTGHVRMAVEVLEQLGLDRVDLVPAGEPPHKQEAGLLPFGLRLDLVRRAIKGIPGLAANPLEAERPGPSFTCDTLTCYRTGGPADEFHFILGASTFLELHTWRRGLEIPALASLVVVNRWEAADGVAGFVAGHWPEAVPGGAGLWRLPGGNVIRLLDIPRLDIKGEHIRRRWHDWRNLSLLVPDGVRERLEARAGEVERYWGERRERPAEKAD; encoded by the coding sequence ATGAAGGTAGGTATTTTGGGCGGCACGTTCAATCCGGTGCACACCGGGCACGTGCGCATGGCCGTGGAGGTCCTCGAACAGCTCGGGCTCGATCGGGTGGATTTGGTCCCGGCGGGCGAGCCGCCGCACAAACAGGAAGCGGGGCTGCTGCCCTTCGGCTTGCGGCTGGATCTGGTCCGGCGGGCCATTAAGGGCATCCCGGGCCTGGCGGCCAACCCGTTGGAGGCCGAGCGGCCCGGCCCGTCATTCACCTGCGATACCCTGACCTGTTACCGCACCGGAGGCCCGGCCGACGAATTCCATTTCATCCTCGGCGCATCGACCTTCCTGGAGCTGCACACCTGGCGGCGCGGGCTGGAGATTCCGGCCCTGGCCTCGTTGGTGGTGGTCAACCGCTGGGAGGCGGCCGACGGCGTGGCCGGGTTCGTGGCGGGGCACTGGCCCGAGGCGGTCCCCGGGGGAGCGGGCCTGTGGCGGCTGCCCGGCGGCAACGTCATCCGGCTGCTGGACATCCCCCGATTGGATATCAAGGGTGAGCACATCCGCCGTCGCTGGCATGATTGGCGCAACCTGAGTCTGTTGGTCCCGGACGGAGTCCGGGAACGGCTCGAAGCGCGGGCTGGCGAAGTGGAACGGTATTGGGGCGAACGCCGGGAGCGTCCGGCGGAGAAAGCGGATTAG
- a CDS encoding glycosyltransferase family 9 protein, whose translation MISPAVKQPAVAFRLGHMGDVALTTGVLSHWRETSGAAFVFVTLESNLPLFANHPAIAGTVGLTRADLTDTGWLRKTGELARRYAGGTLIDLHDTLRSRILSLRWKGEVRRYPKFGLARRLFAWTRSDRLRTRLEALNVPQRYALALDPAAPPREAVRPRLYLTDAEKQAAARRLAPIACQGPVIALHPYATHPAKQWPAENWLRLGALLDAAGMNWFIVGRNETPLTRGHERDLTNATDLRETCGLLERADLLVTGDSGPMHLACAAGTPVVALFGPTAKAWGFYPSGPRDIVLEQPLPCRPCSLHGARQCARGFECMTETTPETVLDTVRTVLA comes from the coding sequence ATGATTTCCCCCGCAGTCAAGCAACCCGCCGTGGCCTTCCGCCTCGGGCACATGGGCGACGTGGCCCTGACCACCGGCGTCCTGTCCCACTGGCGCGAAACCAGCGGAGCCGCCTTTGTTTTCGTGACCTTGGAGTCCAACCTGCCCTTGTTCGCCAACCATCCCGCCATCGCCGGGACCGTGGGGCTGACCCGGGCGGACCTGACCGACACGGGCTGGCTGCGCAAGACGGGGGAACTGGCCCGGCGATACGCGGGCGGCACGCTCATCGATCTGCACGACACCCTGCGCTCGCGCATCCTGTCCCTGCGCTGGAAGGGGGAGGTCCGCCGCTACCCCAAGTTCGGCCTGGCCCGCCGCCTGTTCGCGTGGACCCGCTCGGACCGTCTTCGCACCAGGCTCGAAGCCCTGAACGTGCCCCAACGGTACGCCCTGGCCCTGGACCCGGCCGCGCCCCCGCGCGAGGCCGTGCGGCCGCGCCTCTACCTGACCGACGCCGAGAAACAGGCCGCCGCCCGGCGGCTCGCGCCGATCGCCTGCCAGGGGCCCGTCATCGCCCTGCACCCCTACGCCACCCACCCGGCCAAACAGTGGCCCGCCGAAAACTGGCTCCGGCTGGGCGCGTTGCTCGACGCGGCGGGCATGAACTGGTTCATCGTCGGAAGAAATGAAACGCCGCTGACACGCGGCCATGAACGCGACCTGACCAACGCCACCGACCTGCGCGAGACGTGCGGCCTGCTGGAACGGGCCGACCTGCTGGTCACCGGAGACTCCGGCCCCATGCACCTGGCTTGCGCCGCGGGCACGCCGGTAGTCGCCCTGTTCGGGCCCACGGCCAAGGCCTGGGGGTTCTACCCGTCCGGCCCCCGGGACATCGTCCTGGAGCAGCCCCTGCCCTGCCGCCCCTGCTCCCTGCATGGAGCGAGGCAATGCGCGCGCGGCTTCGAGTGCATGACCGAGACCACGCCCGAGACGGTTCTCGACACGGTCCGGACCGTCCTGGCCTAA
- a CDS encoding hemolysin family protein, protein MFELLLAVGVAVFVSAFCSVAEAALYSMSWADIQKLKDSGSKSALLLHKLRSKIDEPITAILTLNTCAHTAGASVAGWAWAKLYGEDTLWLFTVGFTVIILIFTEIMPKTVGVLYSDVIAPPMAHPLRGLVWLFKPVIVVMGVLSKAVRHREAKPDHTEDDIRAIVSLTRRSGVIKQYEETSIRNILSLDSKTAESIMTPRTVVFSLPADMTVAQAREEHPNWPHSRIPVYEEDTEDIVGVVYRRLVLEALADDRDELKLSDIMRPVRFVLETVTLDKLLVQFLGSRMHLAVVLDEYGGVAGVVTLEDVLEEILGSEIVDETDQVVDMRELARTQRDELTRVRNGSADEEKQ, encoded by the coding sequence ATGTTTGAACTCCTCCTCGCTGTCGGCGTGGCCGTTTTCGTGTCCGCGTTTTGTTCCGTGGCCGAAGCGGCCCTGTACTCCATGAGCTGGGCCGACATCCAAAAGCTCAAGGACAGCGGCAGCAAGTCCGCGTTGTTGCTCCACAAGCTTCGATCAAAGATCGACGAGCCCATCACCGCCATCCTGACCCTGAACACCTGCGCGCACACCGCCGGGGCGTCCGTGGCCGGGTGGGCCTGGGCCAAGCTGTACGGCGAGGATACGCTTTGGCTCTTTACAGTGGGCTTTACAGTAATTATTCTCATCTTTACGGAGATCATGCCCAAGACCGTGGGCGTTCTTTATTCGGACGTGATCGCGCCGCCCATGGCCCATCCCCTCAGGGGGCTGGTCTGGTTGTTCAAGCCGGTGATCGTCGTCATGGGCGTGCTCTCCAAGGCCGTGCGCCATCGGGAAGCCAAACCGGATCACACCGAGGACGATATTCGGGCCATCGTCAGCCTGACGCGCCGTTCCGGGGTCATCAAGCAGTATGAGGAGACGTCCATCCGGAACATCCTTTCCCTGGACTCCAAGACCGCGGAATCCATCATGACCCCGCGGACCGTGGTCTTCTCGCTTCCGGCCGACATGACCGTGGCCCAGGCCCGGGAGGAACACCCGAACTGGCCGCATAGCCGCATCCCTGTCTACGAGGAGGACACCGAGGACATCGTGGGCGTGGTCTACAGGCGGCTGGTGCTCGAAGCCCTGGCCGACGACCGGGACGAACTCAAGCTGTCGGATATCATGCGGCCGGTGCGTTTCGTCCTGGAGACCGTCACCCTGGACAAGCTTCTGGTCCAGTTCCTGGGCAGCCGCATGCACCTGGCCGTGGTCCTGGACGAGTACGGCGGGGTGGCCGGGGTGGTCACCTTGGAGGACGTCCTTGAGGAAATCCTGGGCAGCGAAATAGTTGACGAGACCGACCAGGTGGTGGATATGCGGGAACTCGCCCGCACGCAGCGGGATGAACTGACCCGCGTCCGCAACGGCTCGGCGGATGAGGAAAAGCAATAG
- a CDS encoding cytochrome c maturation protein CcmE: protein MAKNSSKIVYAVALVLFLGGLSYLVFSGLTQDSVYFLNVTEALAQDRAGIGNARLFGKVSPKGLTIADGKLGADFNLMDKMEHAKSLRVEYKGALPDTFKADVEVIVEGRFSADGRVFVARTLVTKCPSKYEEKSKQMDAQQGQAG from the coding sequence ATGGCCAAGAATTCCAGCAAAATCGTGTATGCCGTCGCCCTGGTGCTCTTTCTGGGCGGCCTTTCCTATCTCGTCTTTTCCGGCCTGACACAGGATTCGGTCTATTTCCTCAACGTGACCGAGGCCCTGGCTCAGGACCGCGCCGGGATCGGCAACGCCCGGCTGTTCGGCAAGGTCTCTCCCAAGGGATTGACCATCGCCGACGGCAAACTCGGAGCCGATTTCAACCTGATGGACAAGATGGAGCACGCCAAAAGCCTGCGGGTGGAATACAAGGGCGCGTTGCCCGACACCTTCAAGGCCGACGTGGAAGTCATCGTGGAAGGCCGGTTCTCCGCGGACGGCCGGGTCTTCGTGGCCAGGACCCTGGTTACCAAGTGTCCCTCCAAGTACGAGGAAAAAAGCAAGCAGATGGATGCGCAACAGGGGCAGGCGGGGTAG